The region AAATAACCACAGATAAGTGGAGAGGTTATCGTCCTTTAATTGAAGAGTATAATATTACTCAAATAGAAAGTAATCAAGGAAAGAATTTTATGGCAATACACACTATGATTCATCCGGTAAAATCATGGATAAGAACTGCCTATTCATCAGTAAGCGATTTTAACATCGAAAGATATCTTGATGAGTTTTGTTATCGAATTAATCGCTCAAATAGCAAAAAGAACATTTTTAATAATTTGATAATAAGAATGGTGAAAGCTGAAAAAATATATCAAAGTAAAATTATATGTTCCTAACTACTGACCTCAAATTTTATAATTTACAGCATAAAAAAGGAGTTTAATTCATTTTTTTTTTGAGTAAAATGACCATTAATACAACTTATTTCCATATTTATATCTACAAACAAAGGAGTTTCAAAAAGACAACAAAATATGAGTAAATACGGAGACATACAATACCTAATAGATAGACCTGAGCCAACTGAAATATTTTTGAAGGCCATACAAAAAACAGGCTTTCAATTACAAGAACAGTTTAAAGCTTTTAATAAAGAACAGGTTGATTCAAGTTTTGATGGTTTTAAATGGGTAAAGTCAGAATTAACCTATCCATCATTTGACAACTTATCGTTTTCATTTAAAAGTTCAATTTATTCAGTTGTTATTGAGCTTATAGATGAAACAGGGAGTTCTTTTAGTTTTAAACAAAGGGAAAGATTGTTAAAAGCATGTGATGACAACAATTTAATTCCTTGTCTGTTCAAAATCAAACTGCAAGAAAAATCAAAAAATCTTATAGATTTTATGGCATCCACTAATGTTGAAGAACCATATGAATTGCTTCCATTACAAAATGGTTGGAATTTATTTGATGCAAGAAACAATGAAAAAATTAATCCTTTGACATTATCTTCTGAGGAACCTACGGAGATGTCAAAATGGGAGTTAAGCAATTTTGCTATACAAATAGTTCGAACCGACATTGAAAATAATGGAAATGAAGTTCTTTCATTTTGTGACCTTCCAGACATGAACCCCCAAATTTGGTTCAAGGATAAAAAAGGAAATTTAGGGTGGGTAGTGGTAAAACATATAACCGAAGAAAATGATTTGGATTACAGGAAATGGGTTGGACTTGAAAAAAATAACGAACAACTTTTACCATATGATGGATATTATGCGGCTGTTCAGTTCCATTCTTTGAACACTGATTCAATGGCTAATTTAAATCGAGGTGATGCTTTTGCTGTGAACTACAAAGGACTTGAGCGAATTTATGTATGCTAAACTAAATTCATTTTGAATTCAAAAGGCCAATTTACTAAAACGAATCGATGTTCATCGAAAGTAAATTCTACTTTTCGTACCTATTAATTGGTTCACTTAGTAATAAGCTTAATATAAAAAAATTAATTTTGTAACTGCTTAAATAACCATTTTCAAAATATAAATAAGTACAATCATAAAACCCATCGCTCATGAGCACCCGAAGTACCAACTGACCTATTTTTATTTTTTAGATAATCTCTTTCTTTACTTATACCAATCCATATAGAGCCTTCTTTAGGTTTTGTATTTACTTTTGCACCAAACATTTTTAAATAGTTACTCTCTTATTTAGGTTATTTTTTTTCTCAACTATAACTTGTTACTCAATCTTTAAAATTCTTAGATTTTCTTCTTCTTGTTTTTTTGTCGAAATTATTTATTTAAAAAAAAACAAAAAAAAAGTTGTTTTTTAGAGATGAAATGGGCTAACTTGTAATCAGAACGATATAAGGATTAATTGGTTGGGTGGATTTACTCTATAATTTGTGTGTCGATGTGCGGGCAACAACGCTTAAAATAATATTTGGCAGTTTTTTATTTTAAAAAAACAAAAGATACCTGTTGATGTATAAAAGTCCACGAAGCTTAAAAAATATATATTATGGAAGGTCTACTTAACAGTAGCCAAGTCAGAAAATTGCTCGGAATTAAAAGCGATACAACTTTAATAAAATACGAAAGAGAAGGGATTATTAAAGTAACAAGAAGATTTGGTAACCAAAAAAGGTATAGTGCTAAACATATAAAGGCACTATTAAATTAATAAAAATGAGGGGACACTATTTGTTTCCTCTTTTTTTATGCTTAATAAAAACGCTGTAAAAAACACAGTGCAATAAAAAACCCTCAGTAATCAATTGATTATTAAGGGTTTAATAAAATTTGAGTGGTACCTCCAGGAATCGAAATATTAAGACGTTTTAAATTACATTACACTTATAAAAGCATTGTTTATAAAGGGTTTGTGTTGATTGGATGTTTAAAATAATGTAATAAGATGTAATAAGATTTAAAATTATGGGTACAAATATGGGTACATTTTTTTATCTTTGCTTTGTTCAAATTTCAAAAAACATGGCAACAATTAATTTTTATTACAGGGGAAAAAATAAAACAGGTAGTTTAACAGTAAGATTAAAGCATAGTACAAATATTGATTATAGGCTTACAACAAAAATATCTTCTCAAAAATCTTATTGGTTTAAGGCAAAAGGTAAGCATAGAAAATTAGAAGAACTTTCTTATTTAGGTGGTGATGCTAAAAACCACAAAACCTATTTAGAAGATGTAAAAAATAATTTGTTGCTACATTTTGAACAGGACAATAATAAAGGAATCGCAATATCAAAAACTTGGTTTTCTAAAAAGTTAGATGAACTTACAAACATACTTTCAAGTAAAAAGGAAATAGTAAAAGAAGAACTCAGACTTTTAGACAAAGAAAAAGAAGAAAAAAAAGAAGCCGAAGATATTAAAAGCAAAAATTTAGTAACCTCAGCAATAAATGAAGTAATAGAAAAAGAGTATTTTAATAATAAAACTCAAAAGAAAATCTACAAACAATTACTTAATAAAATTAAAAGCTACCAAGCAGACAAAAAGAAAATTGTTAACACAAAAGATGTAAACCAAAATTTTATAAATGGCTTTACAGCCTATTTAATGGAGGATTTAAAGCATCAACCCAGTACAGCAAGAAAGCACTGTAAAAGTTTAATACACGCCGTTAAATATCAAAAAAATGCTTATTCAGATAAAGTTTTAATATCTGAAAATATAAGAGATATTAAATATCCTAAGGTAAGCACAACCGACAAAAAGAAAATACGATCTGAAATTGTTGTAACCCTTAATTTTGATGAACTAGAAAAAATACATAGAAAAGAAGTACCAAACAGACTTTTAAATGCAAAGAAAGTTATTTTATTTGGGTGTGAAATAGGTTTGCGTGTTTCAGATTACAATAAACTAACTGAAGATAATATTCATAAAACTGGCAGTTTAAAGTTTTGGAGTTTTTACAATCAAAAAACAGGTGCTGATGTTGTAATTCCAATAACTAAAAGAATACAATCTCTAATTGACATTTACGGAATGCCAAAAACAGAATACAGTAAGTCCGCTGATGTTATAATAAACAAAGAAATAAAAGAAGTTTGTGCACTGGCAGAAATAAACCAACTTGTAGATGCAAGAAAAAGCAAAAGTGTAATTGTAAAAGGTAAAAAAGTTAGAAGATCTGTTTCAATGCAATACCCAAAACATGAAGTAATAGGGACCCAC is a window of Polaribacter litorisediminis DNA encoding:
- a CDS encoding phage integrase SAM-like domain-containing protein; the encoded protein is MATINFYYRGKNKTGSLTVRLKHSTNIDYRLTTKISSQKSYWFKAKGKHRKLEELSYLGGDAKNHKTYLEDVKNNLLLHFEQDNNKGIAISKTWFSKKLDELTNILSSKKEIVKEELRLLDKEKEEKKEAEDIKSKNLVTSAINEVIEKEYFNNKTQKKIYKQLLNKIKSYQADKKKIVNTKDVNQNFINGFTAYLMEDLKHQPSTARKHCKSLIHAVKYQKNAYSDKVLISENIRDIKYPKVSTTDKKKIRSEIVVTLNFDELEKIHRKEVPNRLLNAKKVILFGCEIGLRVSDYNKLTEDNIHKTGSLKFWSFYNQKTGADVVIPITKRIQSLIDIYGMPKTEYSKSADVIINKEIKEVCALAEINQLVDARKSKSVIVKGKKVRRSVSMQYPKHEVIGTHSLRRSFATLYKDVLTLFEIRQITGHASDAQLMEYINETEDKTDLLKAMNKKMNAHEVKLSEKKATLKLVKKAN